In Sinorhizobium mexicanum, one DNA window encodes the following:
- a CDS encoding FAD-binding oxidoreductase: MAAIALKGSDVQWTCADDDTIMRSALRAGLGFPYECNVGSCGNCRFDLLEGEIEELRADAPGLSDRDRERGRRLGCQSRPLTDCVVKLRLMPQYESRFPPVRQQAELIEVRDITHDIREFRFRLDKPVRFLAGQYALLDLPGVAGNRAYSMANVENDAGEWHFQIRRVPNGAATGKLFDGLSLGDRIGVDGPYGMAYLRAESDRDIICLAGGSGLSPMISVTRAAAATPLLAGRRIDFIYGGRTARDICGEDMLAELPGFGSNIHYHPVVSAADGDGWDGHCGFVHELAGKLFSDRLPECEVYFAGPPMMGQAIQKMLIDLGVPPAQVHFDQFY, translated from the coding sequence CGCTCGGCGTTGCGCGCGGGCCTCGGCTTTCCCTATGAATGCAATGTCGGCTCGTGCGGCAACTGCCGTTTCGACCTCCTGGAGGGAGAGATCGAGGAATTGCGCGCCGATGCGCCCGGTCTCAGCGATCGCGATCGGGAGCGCGGCCGGCGCCTCGGCTGCCAGTCTCGTCCGCTGACGGATTGCGTCGTAAAGCTCCGGCTGATGCCGCAATATGAAAGCCGCTTCCCGCCCGTGCGGCAGCAGGCGGAACTGATCGAAGTGCGCGACATCACGCACGACATCCGCGAGTTTCGTTTCCGGCTGGACAAGCCGGTCCGCTTTCTCGCGGGTCAGTATGCCTTGCTGGACCTTCCGGGTGTTGCAGGCAACCGGGCCTATTCCATGGCGAACGTGGAAAACGACGCGGGTGAATGGCATTTCCAGATCCGCCGCGTGCCGAACGGGGCGGCGACAGGAAAACTGTTCGACGGGCTCTCGCTCGGTGATCGCATCGGCGTCGACGGTCCCTACGGCATGGCTTATCTCAGAGCCGAATCCGACCGCGATATCATCTGTCTTGCCGGCGGTTCCGGCCTTTCGCCGATGATATCGGTCACCCGCGCCGCCGCGGCGACGCCGCTCTTGGCCGGACGCCGGATCGACTTCATATACGGCGGGCGGACGGCACGCGATATCTGCGGCGAGGACATGCTGGCCGAGCTTCCCGGGTTCGGTTCCAACATCCACTACCACCCGGTCGTCTCCGCCGCGGACGGCGACGGCTGGGACGGCCATTGCGGCTTCGTGCACGAACTGGCGGGAAAGCTCTTCTCCGATCGCCTTCCCGAATGCGAGGTCTATTTTGCCGGCCCTCCGATGATGGGGCAGGCGATCCAGAAGATGCTGATTGACCTCGGCGTTCCGCCGGCCCAGGTTCATTTCGACCAATTCTACTGA